From the Bacteroidales bacterium genome, the window AGAGATCCTGAAGAAGCTGGTGCATCACACCGGAATCCCGGTGGGAGAAACTTTTGCAGGAAAAGGTTCCCTTCCTTACAACGATCCGCATAACCTGGGTGCCACCGGGGCCACGGGGACCGAAGGGGCCAATGCCTTCAGCCGGGAGGCGGATCTGATCATCGGAATAGGAACCCGCTACAGCGATTTCACTACGGCCTCCAAAACTGCCTTTCAGAATCCGGAGGTGAAGTTCTTAAATATCAACATCGCTGAATTTGATGCTTTTAAGCACAGCGGACTGCCCCTGACAGGAGATGCCCGGGTGATCCTGGAGGAGCTGTTGGCAGCCCTGGAAGACTACAGGGTGGAGAAATCATACAGACAATGGGCAGCGGAATACAACAGAAGCTGGGATGAAAAAGTGACGCAGGCCTACCGGGCAGAAGAAAGGGAGCAGCCCAGTCAGGCCGAGGTCCTGGGGGCGCTTAATGCATTTATGGATCCGGAAGATGTGGTCCTTTGCGCCTCGGGAAGCGCTCCGGGTGATCTGCATAAGCTCTGGCGCACAAGTCACTCCAAGGGTTTTCACCTGGAATACGGGTATTCCTGCATGGGCTACGAGATTTCGGGCGGACTGGGAGCCAAGATGGCCTGTCCCGACCGGGAGATATACGTGATCCTGGGCGATGGAGGTTACCTGATGATGCCCTCCGAGATCATTACCTCCCTGCAGGAGGGCTATAAACTGTCTATTATCCTGATCGATAACAATGGTTTTGCCAGCATAGGCGGACTTTCCAAATCCATTGGAAGTGAAGGATTTGGCACCAGGTATGTATACCGGGACCAGCAATCGGGGCTGCTGGAGGGAGAGCCGCTTCCGGTGGACCTGGCTAAAAATGCAGAGAGCCTGGGGGCCAGGGTCTTCCGGGCAGCCGATGTGGCCTCCCTGAAGGATGCCCTGAAAGAGGCCCGGAAGGAGGAGCGGACCACGGTCATTCATATTACCACGGTTCCCGAACGGAAAATGGCCGGATACGGATATGCCTGGTGGGATGTTCCCATTGCCGAGGTAAGCAGATCGGAGCCGGTGCAGAAGGCCCGTGAAAATTACGAAGAGCAAAAAAAGAAACAGCGTTACTTCTTCTAAGATAGCACGCCTATGTTAACTCTTGTCACCTTTATCGCTTTTACTGCTTTTGTTGCCTTTTATGCCTGGTTTAAACTTCGAAAGGAAAAACTGGATTCCTCCGAGGGTTATTTTCTCGGGGGACGAAGTCTGACCGGGGTGGTGATTGCCGGCTCCATGCTGCTGACCAATATTTCCACCGAGCACCTGATCGGGATGAATGGCTCCTCCTATAAGAATGGCTTTATCATCATTGGCTGGGAGGTGACCTCCGCCATTGCGCTGGTGGTGGCTGCCATGTTTTTCATACCCAGATACCTGCGACTCGGTCTGACCACCATTCCGGAATTCCTGGAAAAACGGTTCGACGGACTGACCCGCAGCCTGGTGGCCCTGTTTCTGGTGGTCTCCTTTGTGGTCACCCTGCTGCCCATCGTACTGTACACGGGAGCCATCAACCTGGAGAGTATTTTCAATATATCCGAGACCCTGGGGGTGTCCAGGTCCCAGGGACTGTGGATCACCGTGGTGGCCGTGGGGCTTATTGGCTCCATGTATGCCATTTTCGGCGGACTGAAGGCGGTGGCAGTGTCCGATACCATTAACGGCTACGGACTGCTGATCGGGGGGGTGCTGGTCCCGCTGTTTGCCCTGGTGGCCATTGGGGATGGCAATCCCATAAGCGGACTTACCAGGGTATTTCAGCATGCACCTGAGAAGTTTAATGTCATCGGGGAAAAGGGATCGGTGATGCCTTTCGGGGTGCTATTCACCGGTCTGATTATTAACCAGCTCTATTTCTGGGGAATGAACCAGACCATCATTCAGCGGGCCCTGGGGGCAAAAAACCTGGTGGAGGCCCAGAAGGGACTTTTATTTACAGGTGTTCTGAAAATACTGGTCCCCATTATCATTATCCTGCCCGGTGTGATCGGCTTCTACTATTTCGGCGACAGCATGTATGAAAACCAGGATCTGATCTATCCTGCCCTGATCAAAAAGGTGCTTCCCCTGGGTCTGTCCGGTTTTTTTGCGGCCGTGGTCATGGGTGCGGTACTGAGTACCTTTAACAGTGTCCTGAACAGTGCGGCGACCATTTTAAGCGTGGATGTCTATAAACGGCTGATCAAAAAGGATGTGGAAGACAAGCGGCTGGTCTGGATCGGCCGGTCGGTATCCTCGGTCCTGGCCGTTTTTGCCATTCTTGCCGCCCCTCTGGTGGCCAGGGCTCCAGAGGGCCTGTACCAGCTTCTGCAGGAGTTGAACGGAATTTTTTTCATTCCCATCGCCTCCATTATGCTGGCCGGTTTTTTCATGGAAAAGGTTTCAGCGGTGGGAGCCAAGGCCGCTTTGCTATTTGGTATGGCCTACTATATCCTGACCACGATTATTCTGAAAATAGATATTCATTTTATTCATAACTGGGGGATTGAATTTGTGATGAATGTGATCATCATGTATACGGTATCCTGTTTTTATCCCCGGAAAAATTTCGGGATCCGGACGGCTCCGGTGAAGATGGAGATGGTGCAGTGGAAATATGCCAGACACCTCTCGGCTGTGCTGGTAGTGGTCACCATCCTGATCTATATTTTGCTGGGAAGGGCCTGAGTTATATATCATTCTGTAAACCAATGAAATCAAATAAACTGAATCAAAGAAACTGAATCATGGAGATATTAAAGAACTACATTAATGGGCAGTGGACCACCGGCAGGGAGAAAGCGAGCAGAGAGGTGCTTAATCCGGCCAGCCAGGAGCTTCTGGCCAGGATCCCCTTCGGACCAGGAACAGCGGCGGATGTCGAAGAGGCGGTGGCCGCAGCAAGTAAAGCCCTGGAGGAATGGCGCCAGATACCGGTCATGCGACGGGTGCAGCCGCTCTATAAACTGAAGTCCCTGCTGGAAGAACACATGGAAGAAATTGCCAGGCTTATCACTTTGGAATGCGGAAAAAGTTTTGCAGAGTCGGTGGCAGAGATGCAACGCGGTATAGAGAATGTGGAAACGGCCTGCGCCACCCCCACGCTGCTGCAAAGCGAGTTTTCGGAAAATATAGCCACCGGCATTGATGAGTTTATGATCCGTCAGCCTGTGGGAGTCACTGCCTGTATCTCCCCCTTTAATTTTCCCGGGATGATTCCTTTCTGGTTCATGCCCTATGCTCTTGCCTGCGGAAACAGTTTTATCCTGAAACCCTCCGAAAAAGTGCCTCTGACCATGATGCGGGTCTTTGAACTGAT encodes:
- a CDS encoding solute:sodium symporter family transporter; this translates as MLTLVTFIAFTAFVAFYAWFKLRKEKLDSSEGYFLGGRSLTGVVIAGSMLLTNISTEHLIGMNGSSYKNGFIIIGWEVTSAIALVVAAMFFIPRYLRLGLTTIPEFLEKRFDGLTRSLVALFLVVSFVVTLLPIVLYTGAINLESIFNISETLGVSRSQGLWITVVAVGLIGSMYAIFGGLKAVAVSDTINGYGLLIGGVLVPLFALVAIGDGNPISGLTRVFQHAPEKFNVIGEKGSVMPFGVLFTGLIINQLYFWGMNQTIIQRALGAKNLVEAQKGLLFTGVLKILVPIIIILPGVIGFYYFGDSMYENQDLIYPALIKKVLPLGLSGFFAAVVMGAVLSTFNSVLNSAATILSVDVYKRLIKKDVEDKRLVWIGRSVSSVLAVFAILAAPLVARAPEGLYQLLQELNGIFFIPIASIMLAGFFMEKVSAVGAKAALLFGMAYYILTTIILKIDIHFIHNWGIEFVMNVIIMYTVSCFYPRKNFGIRTAPVKMEMVQWKYARHLSAVLVVVTILIYILLGRA
- the iolD gene encoding 3D-(3,5/4)-trihydroxycyclohexane-1,2-dione acylhydrolase (decyclizing) gives rise to the protein MSTIRLSVAQATLEYLKKQYSERDGREGAFFAGCFGIFGHGNLAGFGQALQQTPDFRYYLVRNEQAAVHTAVGYAKMKNRLSTFACTSSIGPGATNMITAAAGATINRLPVLLMPGDIFAQRKVAPVLQQLESAASQDISVNDCFKPVSRYWDRINRPEQLITSLPEVMRVLTSPADTGAVTLCIPQDVQAEAFDFPREMFEKRIWHIPRPRPDKQALQRAVELIRRSGKPMIIAGGGVIYSGAEEILKKLVHHTGIPVGETFAGKGSLPYNDPHNLGATGATGTEGANAFSREADLIIGIGTRYSDFTTASKTAFQNPEVKFLNINIAEFDAFKHSGLPLTGDARVILEELLAALEDYRVEKSYRQWAAEYNRSWDEKVTQAYRAEEREQPSQAEVLGALNAFMDPEDVVLCASGSAPGDLHKLWRTSHSKGFHLEYGYSCMGYEISGGLGAKMACPDREIYVILGDGGYLMMPSEIITSLQEGYKLSIILIDNNGFASIGGLSKSIGSEGFGTRYVYRDQQSGLLEGEPLPVDLAKNAESLGARVFRAADVASLKDALKEARKEERTTVIHITTVPERKMAGYGYAWWDVPIAEVSRSEPVQKARENYEEQKKKQRYFF